The proteins below come from a single Parachlamydiales bacterium genomic window:
- the gatC gene encoding Asp-tRNA(Asn)/Glu-tRNA(Gln) amidotransferase subunit GatC, with product MAKLNHETIQFLSKLCRIECTEEEEENLLKDLEKILNYFETLQVIDTEGVPPCNHVLEDVANAFREDEVGATLPREVFLSNAPSHTGGMIKVPTVIKGR from the coding sequence TGAAACTATCCAATTCCTCTCCAAACTCTGCCGTATCGAATGCACAGAAGAGGAAGAGGAAAACCTACTAAAAGACTTAGAGAAAATATTAAACTATTTTGAGACTCTTCAAGTCATTGATACCGAAGGCGTTCCGCCCTGTAACCACGTTTTAGAAGATGTCGCGAATGCCTTCCGTGAAGACGAAGTCGGCGCAACTCTACCGCGTGAAGTTTTCCTAAGCAATGCCCCTTCCCATACAGGCGGCATGATCAAAGTACCTACAGTGATAAAAGGGCGGTAA
- the gatA gene encoding Asp-tRNA(Asn)/Glu-tRNA(Gln) amidotransferase subunit GatA — protein MAALHLLTARDLRKKFLSGEVSAEEIVKTFLNRIDTLDGQIGAFLAVFHQSALAAARRLDAKKANGEPLGKLAGIPIALKDNIHFQGEITTCGSKFLTNYKAPFHATATELLLQEDAIIIGKTNCDEFAMGSSCENSALQVTRNPWDLNRVPGGSSGGSAAAVAARLCPIALGSDTGGSIRQPAGLCGLVGFKPTYGRVSRYGLVAYASSLDQIGPFAANVEDAALVMEVIGKQCEKDSTSLPAPSEDYLSTFSDDIAGWKIGVPWEFLDGLRADVKENFQASLEVLKQKGAELVDVDLSILKHALPVYYILATAEASTNLARFDGIRYGNRSPRAKTLDEVYDMSKEDGFGAEVKRRIMLGTYVLSSGYQDAYYKKAQKVRTLMLRRYKEIFRTCQLVATPVSPTEAFGIGAIKDPLEMYLADIYTIPINLCGLPSVSVPCGFTSNNLPLGLQLTGPQKHDRNVLQAAHVFDAATKYSSHLPPLVKQG, from the coding sequence ATGGCAGCACTTCACCTACTCACAGCCCGCGATCTTAGAAAAAAGTTTCTCAGCGGCGAAGTTTCAGCGGAAGAGATCGTTAAAACTTTCCTTAATCGTATTGATACATTAGATGGCCAGATCGGTGCGTTCCTTGCTGTTTTCCATCAGTCTGCCCTAGCAGCTGCAAGACGCCTGGATGCAAAGAAAGCTAATGGCGAACCGCTAGGCAAACTTGCCGGCATCCCCATCGCCCTAAAAGATAATATCCATTTCCAAGGGGAAATCACCACCTGCGGATCTAAATTCCTGACTAACTACAAAGCCCCCTTCCACGCCACAGCGACAGAGTTATTGCTGCAAGAAGACGCCATCATCATCGGCAAGACAAACTGCGATGAATTTGCGATGGGATCTTCATGCGAGAACTCCGCTTTGCAAGTGACACGCAACCCTTGGGACTTGAACCGTGTACCTGGAGGTTCTTCAGGTGGTTCTGCTGCGGCTGTTGCAGCTCGCCTCTGCCCAATAGCTCTGGGCAGCGACACCGGCGGCTCCATTCGTCAACCTGCAGGCTTGTGCGGCTTAGTCGGTTTTAAACCTACTTATGGACGTGTCTCACGTTACGGTCTTGTTGCTTACGCCTCTTCTCTAGACCAGATCGGTCCTTTTGCTGCAAATGTTGAAGACGCGGCTTTAGTGATGGAAGTCATCGGCAAGCAATGCGAAAAAGACTCTACCAGCTTGCCTGCTCCGTCTGAAGACTATCTAAGCACATTTTCTGATGATATCGCAGGATGGAAGATCGGTGTGCCTTGGGAATTCCTAGACGGTTTGCGTGCGGATGTGAAAGAAAACTTCCAGGCGTCCCTTGAAGTACTGAAACAAAAAGGTGCTGAGCTTGTCGACGTAGACCTCTCCATTCTAAAACATGCTTTGCCTGTTTATTATATCCTCGCTACTGCAGAAGCTTCCACCAACTTGGCACGCTTTGACGGCATCCGCTACGGCAACCGTTCACCTCGCGCTAAGACGCTGGATGAAGTCTACGATATGTCCAAAGAAGACGGGTTCGGTGCTGAAGTGAAACGCCGTATCATGCTGGGAACGTATGTCCTCTCCTCCGGCTATCAAGATGCTTATTACAAGAAGGCTCAGAAAGTCAGAACGTTGATGCTCCGCCGCTACAAGGAAATCTTCCGCACTTGCCAACTAGTAGCTACCCCTGTCTCCCCTACAGAAGCCTTTGGCATCGGCGCTATTAAAGATCCTTTGGAGATGTACCTAGCAGACATCTACACTATCCCGATCAACTTATGCGGACTACCTTCTGTCAGCGTCCCCTGCGGATTCACATCCAACAACCTACCGTTAGGACTGCAGCTGACCGGACCGCAAAAGCACGACCGTAACGTATTGCAAGCTGCTCATGTTTTCGATGCAGCTACCAAATATTCAAGTCATCTGCCCCCACTCGTTAAGCAAGGTTAA